One Brachyspira pilosicoli P43/6/78 genomic window carries:
- a CDS encoding TetR/AcrR family transcriptional regulator produces the protein MPKVDEEYFENKRKIILNAAMRVFQRKPAYSVTMKDIVNESGLSQGGVYKYYSNIDEIVVALLNTITVPVKPKELLDKYSNDPEKAIFELFNAFRKFFFITAKEFGKIMFELQPMFFNNMERLKILKDNINKDIILNYWFGELLIFIDQKIDEKYFTPVLNAHDIYMQMIVAVGGIGNELILNKYYNLDRKLYYYREEKRKNKNLEVNLDGLIDTLYKTLLLLLGSKNVYKYGFRT, from the coding sequence ATGCCAAAAGTAGATGAAGAATATTTTGAAAACAAGAGGAAAATAATATTAAATGCAGCTATGAGAGTTTTTCAAAGAAAACCTGCTTATAGCGTTACAATGAAAGATATTGTTAATGAGTCGGGTTTAAGTCAAGGAGGTGTTTACAAGTATTATTCAAATATAGATGAAATTGTTGTGGCTTTACTTAATACTATTACTGTACCTGTAAAACCAAAAGAATTGTTAGATAAATATAGTAATGACCCTGAAAAGGCTATATTTGAATTATTCAATGCTTTTAGAAAGTTTTTCTTCATAACGGCAAAAGAATTTGGAAAAATAATGTTTGAATTGCAGCCTATGTTTTTCAACAATATGGAGAGATTGAAAATATTAAAAGATAATATCAATAAAGACATTATATTAAATTATTGGTTTGGTGAATTATTAATATTTATAGATCAAAAAATAGATGAAAAATATTTTACTCCTGTACTTAATGCACATGACATTTACATGCAGATGATAGTTGCCGTTGGCGGGATTGGTAATGAATTAATATTAAACAAGTATTATAACTTAGACAGAAAGCTTTATTACTATAGGGAGGAAAAAAGAAAGAATAAAAATTTAGAAGTTAATTTAGATGGTTTAATTGATACATTATATAAAACATTGCTACTTTTACTTGGAAGTAAAAATGTATACAAATATGGTTTTAGAACTTAA
- a CDS encoding TolC family protein — translation MRKNIIVLLSIFFSINLVYAQTTNTLSYAQYMENIRDLIPELKINAVTETNAEMNLLSAKSSGDVNLSAQLGAVGKYGSLSSGYTDPTLNPSIGATGIQAGIGLGSLIPYTGTKWSVNLTHNSFLTGDLVSPDGTKTKFQNYQPSLTLEVTQPLLRNFFGALDRYPIKDAEYALNIAKLQRKLDDASVLVAYQKLYYQWIMYEKLLEYYRNMYITAKRFENQMRDRYNNGLIDNDSYQNARTQTLVYSDYYAQNKIALDTLLTTISFFFPVTNLKPDHTTWDSYLDLGSNMTMEAVAFADSVNGQIAYQSKIRAEYALSAMKNGTLPNLDIVGSVSLNGVSPNTSGYFNSFGSMTNVDFFAGVQFSYPLGNRANEAQYKMAENSLYGIIAQYDMLEKDYNTQLQGYIYKFETYKNLMNSKRTQIRAINSRIATQLQKLDQGRLEIDDLLTSRLDLVATQTELLNLQYEFITTIFDYRALLAMDY, via the coding sequence ATGAGAAAAAACATTATTGTGTTATTATCAATATTTTTTAGTATAAACTTGGTATACGCTCAAACTACTAATACATTAAGTTACGCTCAATATATGGAAAATATTAGAGATTTAATACCTGAACTAAAAATAAATGCCGTAACAGAAACAAATGCTGAAATGAATTTACTTAGTGCAAAATCAAGCGGCGATGTTAACCTATCTGCACAACTTGGAGCAGTTGGTAAATATGGAAGCTTATCATCAGGATATACCGACCCAACTTTAAATCCTTCTATTGGTGCTACAGGCATTCAAGCTGGAATTGGACTTGGAAGTTTAATACCATATACAGGCACAAAATGGTCTGTTAATTTAACACACAACTCTTTTCTCACAGGAGATTTAGTTTCACCTGATGGTACAAAAACAAAGTTTCAAAATTATCAGCCATCATTAACATTAGAAGTAACTCAGCCTCTTTTAAGAAACTTCTTTGGGGCATTAGATAGATACCCAATAAAAGATGCTGAATATGCATTAAATATAGCAAAACTTCAAAGAAAATTAGATGATGCTAGTGTTTTAGTAGCTTATCAAAAATTGTATTATCAATGGATAATGTATGAAAAGCTATTGGAATATTATAGAAACATGTACATTACAGCAAAAAGATTTGAAAACCAAATGAGAGACAGATACAATAATGGACTTATAGATAATGACTCTTATCAAAATGCTAGAACACAAACTTTAGTTTATAGCGACTATTATGCACAAAATAAAATCGCTTTAGACACATTGCTCACAACTATAAGTTTCTTCTTCCCTGTAACTAATCTTAAACCAGACCACACAACTTGGGATTCTTATTTGGATTTGGGAAGCAATATGACTATGGAGGCTGTTGCTTTTGCTGATAGCGTTAATGGACAGATTGCATATCAATCAAAGATTAGAGCAGAATATGCTTTATCTGCAATGAAAAATGGTACATTACCTAATTTAGATATAGTAGGAAGCGTGAGTTTAAATGGAGTAAGCCCTAATACTTCTGGTTATTTTAATTCATTTGGAAGTATGACTAATGTTGACTTTTTTGCAGGAGTACAATTCTCCTACCCTCTTGGTAACAGAGCTAATGAAGCACAATACAAAATGGCTGAAAACTCATTATACGGAATAATAGCTCAATATGATATGCTTGAAAAAGATTATAACACACAGCTTCAAGGATATATTTATAAATTTGAAACATATAAAAATTTAATGAACAGTAAAAGAACACAAATAAGAGCAATAAACTCAAGAATAGCAACTCAGCTTCAAAAACTTGACCAAGGACGTTTAGAAATAGATGATTTACTTACTTCAAGATTAGACTTAGTAGCAACGCAAACAGAACTCTTAAACTTACAATATGAGTTTATTACAACAATATTTGATTATAGAGCATTACTTGCTATGGACTACTAA